A genome region from Hevea brasiliensis isolate MT/VB/25A 57/8 chromosome 7, ASM3005281v1, whole genome shotgun sequence includes the following:
- the LOC110665680 gene encoding chloroplast envelope quinone oxidoreductase homolog: MAGKLMHAVQYDSYGGGAAGLKHVEVPVPAPKKDEVLLKLEGISVNPFDWKIQKGVSRPLLPRRFPHIPATDVAGEVLEVGAGVKNFKTGDKVVAYLTHASGGGLAEFALAKESLTVARPSEISAAEAAGLPVAGLTAHEALTQPAGIKLDGSGKQANILITAASGGVGHYAVQLAKLGNTHVTATCGARNIEFVKSLGANEVLDYKTPEGAALKSPSGRKYDAVIHCATGIPWSTFEPNLSENGKVIDLTPGVSAIMTYALKKLTFSKKQLVPLIATPKGENLDYLIKLVKEGKLKTVIDSKHPLSKAEDAWAKSVDSHAAGKIIVEP; this comes from the exons ATGGCTGGGAAGCTAATGCATGCCGTTCAATATGATAGTTATGGGGGAGGAGCTGCTGGCCTAAAG CATGTGGAAGTTCCAGTCCCTGCTCCAAAGAAAGATGAGGTATTGCTGAAGTTAGAAGGGATTAGTGTAAATCCATTTGATTGGAAAATTCAAAAGGGTGTGTCTCGGCCTCTTTTGCCTCGCAGATTCCCTCACATTCCAG CTACTGATGTAGCAGGAGAGGTTTTAGAGGTTGGAGCAGGAGTCAAAAATTTCAAAACTGGTGATAAAGTTGTTGCTTATCTTACCCATGCT AGTGGAGGTGGACTAGCAGAGTTTGCTTTAGCTAAGGAGAGCTTGACAGTTGCAAGGCCGTCTGAAATTTCTGCAGCTGAAGCGGCAGGCTTGCCAGTTGCTGGTCTTACAGCTCATGAGGCTCTCACTCAGCCTGCTGGGATCAAGCTTGATGGGAGTGGCAAGCAGGCAAACATTCTGATAACTGCTGCCTCAGGTGGTGTAGGTCACTATGCAGTTCAGCTAGCAAAGCTTGGAAACACACACGTCACAGCCACTTGCGGAGCTCGTAACATCGAGTTTGTGAAGAGTTTAGGAGCTAATGAGGTTCTTGATTACAAGACTCCAGAAGGGGCAGCTCTGAAGAGCCCATCTGGTAGGAAGTATGATGCAGTGATCCACTGTGCCACTGGGATTCCTTGGAGTACATTTGAGCCTAATTTGAGTGAAAATGGCAAGGTTATAGATCTCACTCCTGGTGTTAGTGCCATAATGACTTATGCTCTCAAGAAACTTACCTTCTCCAAGAAGCAGCTGGTGCCATTGATTGCTACTCCCAAGGGTGAAAACCTGGATTATCTTATTAAATTGGTGAAGGAAGGGAAGCTTAAGACAGTAATTGACTCGAAGCATCCCTTAAGCAAGGCTGAAGATGCTTGGGCTAAGAGTGTTGATAGCCATGCTGCTGGCAAGATTATTGTGGAGCCTTAA